A genomic segment from Halomonas sp. TA22 encodes:
- a CDS encoding amino acid ABC transporter permease: MSNWEILWSARDVFWRGFLSTLQIFGFSSLLAFLLGCLVVFLLEGARPRLRVPLRIFIDGMRMLPFLVLAYLLYYGLPSLGIRLNAWTAGIIALVIYHGAYFAEIFRGSRSTLAQGQIEAATAQGFSIPNMFLRIILPQLILRTRPLIGNQLIIGLKDTAFLVIITVRELTAAANSLSSTYFIPMEAFIVVIGFYWAISLGLDVFIKQLGRFGTKRGFENG, from the coding sequence ATGAGCAACTGGGAAATACTCTGGTCGGCGCGAGATGTATTCTGGCGTGGCTTTCTCAGTACCCTGCAAATCTTTGGCTTCTCATCACTATTGGCCTTCTTGCTTGGGTGTCTGGTGGTGTTCCTGTTGGAGGGAGCGAGACCGCGCTTGCGTGTGCCGCTGCGCATATTCATCGATGGCATGCGCATGCTGCCGTTCCTGGTGTTGGCATATCTTCTTTATTATGGACTGCCCAGCCTGGGGATTCGTCTGAATGCTTGGACGGCCGGGATCATTGCGTTAGTTATCTATCACGGAGCGTACTTCGCTGAGATATTTCGTGGAAGTCGTTCGACACTGGCTCAAGGCCAGATTGAGGCGGCAACGGCGCAGGGTTTTTCCATTCCCAATATGTTCCTGCGCATCATCTTGCCACAGCTGATCCTGAGGACGCGCCCTTTGATTGGCAATCAATTGATCATCGGTCTCAAGGACACGGCCTTTCTTGTCATCATCACTGTGCGTGAGTTGACGGCAGCCGCCAACAGCCTGTCGTCAACCTACTTCATCCCGATGGAAGCTTTCATAGTGGTAATCGGTTTCTACTGGGCGATCAGCCTTGGGCTGGATGTCTTCATCAAGCAATTAGGCCGTTTCGGCACGAAGAGAGGATTCGAGAATGGCTGA
- a CDS encoding amino acid ABC transporter permease, giving the protein MMTSGAWGLLFQGAWTTAWISGVSIAIGVVLGLVIALLRTARIPFVHQVLGLYISIARATPLVTLVLFIFMTAPTFGISLNRNVAGILALTLNTAAFNAEIWRSAFNNFSREQREAAMAIGMTPYVYFRRIMLPQITITSLPGLVNEMSFLIKGSPAIAVIGIVDLTRVTNRISAVTYEPLPPILAAAVLYMAIISLLVWLQRVAERKANRLAV; this is encoded by the coding sequence ATGATGACTAGCGGAGCTTGGGGCTTGTTATTTCAGGGCGCCTGGACCACCGCCTGGATTTCTGGTGTATCGATCGCCATTGGCGTGGTGCTGGGCTTGGTCATTGCACTGCTTCGTACCGCTCGGATTCCCTTCGTGCATCAAGTGCTGGGACTCTATATCAGCATCGCCAGAGCTACCCCACTGGTCACCTTGGTACTGTTCATCTTCATGACGGCACCGACCTTTGGAATCAGCCTCAACCGCAATGTCGCCGGTATTTTGGCTTTGACACTAAATACGGCAGCCTTTAATGCCGAGATTTGGCGCTCGGCATTCAATAATTTCTCCCGCGAGCAGCGTGAGGCGGCGATGGCCATCGGCATGACGCCATACGTCTACTTTCGGCGCATCATGTTGCCGCAAATTACCATTACCAGTCTGCCTGGGCTGGTCAACGAAATGTCGTTTCTGATCAAGGGAAGCCCGGCCATTGCGGTGATCGGCATCGTCGATCTAACGCGAGTCACCAACCGCATTTCGGCGGTGACCTATGAGCCCCTGCCGCCGATCCTGGCTGCGGCGGTTTTGTACATGGCGATCATCAGCCTGCTGGTATGGCTGCAACGTGTCGCTGAGCGAAAGGCCAACCGCCTGGCTGTGTAA